The Tachyglossus aculeatus isolate mTacAcu1 chromosome 22, mTacAcu1.pri, whole genome shotgun sequence genome window below encodes:
- the LOC119943886 gene encoding olfactory receptor 4C11-like gives MAIPNNVTEFVLLGLTQDPEKQKVIFAVFLIFYLATLFGNFLIVVTIKTSPTLESPMYYFLTYLSFSYACLSSSTAPKLIVDSLSDKKVITFGGCMTQLFAVHFFGCMGILVLILMAYDRYVAICKPLLYTTIMNQHLCGFLVDLAWVGSFLHSSSQVFLTLSLSFCGPNVIDHYFCDVQPLMKLACSNTHLVNLLFVSNSGVVCTSCFVVLMASYVVILSSLRSKGAEGRRKALSTCSSHILVATLCFGPCIFIYTRPQTTFFVDKFVSVFYTIVTSLLNPLIYTLRTAEVKTAMGKLWNRKLIPGELLGRF, from the coding sequence ATGGCTATCCCAAACAATGTTACAGAATTTGTTCTATTGGGGCTGACCcaggatccagagaagcagaaggTCATCTTTGCTGTCTTCTTGATATTTTACTTGGCTACCCTGTTTGGAAACTTCCTCATTGTGGTGACCATCAAGACTAGCCCGACTCTTGAATCCCCTATGTACTATTTCCTGACCTATTTGTCATTTTCATATGCCTGTCTATCCTCTAGCACAGCCCCCAAACTGATTGTAGACTCTCTCTCAGACAAGAAGGTCATCACTTTTGGGGGCTGCATGACACAACTCTTTGCAGTCCATTTCTTTGGCTGCATGGGAATCCTGGTCCTCATTTTGATGGCCTACGACCggtatgtggccatctgcaagcccctcctctacaccaccatcatgaatcAGCATCTGTGTGGATTTCTGGTGGACTTAGCTTGGGTAGGGTCTTTCTTGCATTCTTCCTCCCAGGTTTTCCTCACCCTGAGCCTATCATTCTGTGGTCCTAATGTGATTGATCATTATTTCTGTGATGTGCAACCCTTGATGAAACTCGCCTGCTCCAACACTCACTTGGTGAACCTGCTGTTTGTTTCCAACAGTGGGGTCGTCTGTACCTCGTGTTTTGTAGTGCTTATGGCATCCTATGTGGTCATCTTGTCCTCTCTGAGGTCTAAGGGGGCTGAAGGAAGACGTAaggccctctccacctgcagctCCCACATTCTTGTGGCCACCTTATGCTTTGGTCCCTGCATATTCATATACACCCGGCCCCAGACCACCTTCTTTGTGGATAAATTTGTGTCAGTCTTTTATACGATCGTTACTTCCTTGTTAAACCCTTTGATCTACACTCTGAGGACCGCAGAGGTGAAAACTGCGATGGGAAAGCTATGGAACCGAAAATTGATTCCTGGGGAGTTATTAGGAagattttga